The Phoenix dactylifera cultivar Barhee BC4 chromosome 9, palm_55x_up_171113_PBpolish2nd_filt_p, whole genome shotgun sequence genome window below encodes:
- the LOC103716136 gene encoding RPM1-interacting protein 4 isoform X2 produces MRYHAILFTENYSLLKSLSSILLSLYSDLGIGRSSAGNSPTSKHFAGQSGGDQPLQMSASRFSSVPTDLKQHAHVPKFGNWESDENAPYTKYFDNARKGKAGGKLINPNDPQENPDAFSKDIPLVQAPPFRIGSDPEAPKPKDERRASREDDYRQLTDSPLYHDALPRKSTTDSPHHRYGDRPISGDPQKRAGRTSGGSDHIHNIEHSPLHPHYQVKAVNRGGASSPSWERKGSSEGSHGHTSNSAGRSRLKAGGRGDETPEKGSAVPKFGEWDENNPSSADGFTHIFNKVREEKQTGSAKVPVISNDIIYPNGHNQGGSHQSSSCSCFGWCGK; encoded by the exons ATGCGATATCATGCAATATTATTCACAGAGAATTACAGCCTGTTGAAATCTCTCTCTTCCATATTGTTGTCTCTctattctgacttaggcatcggaaggTCTTCCGCCGGAAACTCTCCAACAAGCAAACATTTTGCAGGCCAATCTGGAGGAGACCAGCCTCTCCAAATGTCGGCCAGCCGGTTTAGCTCGGTTCCCACTGACCTCAAG CAACATGCCCATGTTCCGAAATTTGGCAATTGGGAAAGTGATGAAAATGCCCCTTACACTAAATATTTCGACAATGCACGTAAGGGTAAAGCTGGAGGGAAATTAATCAATCCCAATGATCCTCAAGAAAACCCAGATGCATTTTCTAAAGATATTCCACTAGTTCAGGCCCCACCATTTAGGATTGGATCTGATCCTGAAGCTCCGAAGCCCAAGGATGAGCGACGCGCAAGCAGAGAAGATGATTATCGTCAACTTACTGACTCTCCTTTATATCATGATGCCCTACCTCGGAAATCCACCACAGACTCACCTCATCACCGTTATGGGGATCGACCTATTTCAGGTGATCCGCAAAAGAGGGCAGGCAGAACAAGTGGTGGATCAGACCACATCCACAACATTGAACATTCTCCCCTTCACCCCCATTATCAGGTGAAAGCTGTGAACAGAGGTGGAGCGTCTTCTCCTTCCTGGGAAAGAAAGGGTTCATCAGAAGGTAGCCACGGGCATACTTCCAACTCTGCAGGAAGATCCAGATTAAAGGCTGGTGGTCGAGGCGATGAAACA CCTGAAAAAGGATCGGCTGTACCCAAGTTTGGTGAGTGGGACGAAAATAATCCTTCCTCAGCTGATGGTTTCACCCACATATTCAACAAAGTAAGGGAAGAAAAGCAGACTGGATCAGCAAAAGTTCCCGTTATTTCCAATGATATAATATATCCCAACGGTCACAATCAAGGTGGTAGTCACCAGTCATCA AGCTGTTCGTGCTTTGGCTGGTGCGGAAAATAA